The following are encoded together in the Drosophila biarmipes strain raj3 chromosome 3L, RU_DBia_V1.1, whole genome shotgun sequence genome:
- the LOC108035904 gene encoding splicing factor 3A subunit 2 yields the protein MDFQNRAGGKTGSGGVASWSETNRDRKERLRQLALETIDLNKDPYFMKNHLGSYECKLCLTLHNNEGSYLAHTQGKKHQENLARRAAKEAKEAPSSLLAPEKPRVEPKKFVKIGRPGYRVTKQREPTNGQQSLLFQIDYPEITENIVPRHRFMSAYEQKIEPPDRKWQYLLFASEPYETIGFKVPSREVEKSEGKFWTHWNRDTKQFFLQFAFKFEPKIMPPPPPSLHRALGGPPGGFPMPGPPRPAMHPMFNGVPPPPPM from the coding sequence ATGGATTTCCAAAACCGCGCCGGTGGCAAGACCGGCAGCGGAGGCGTGGCCTCCTGGTCGGAGACGAACCGCGACCGCAAGGAGCGACTGCGTCAACTGGCCCTGGAAACGATCGATCTGAACAAGGATCCGTACTTCATGAAGAACCACCTGGGCTCCTACGAGTGCAAATTGTGCCTGACGCTGCACAACAACGAGGGCAGCTACCTGGCCCACACGCAGGGCAAAAAGCACCAGGAAAATCTGGCCAGGCGAGCTGCCAAAGAGGCCAAGGAGGCGCCCTCATCTCTGCTGGCGCCCGAGAAGCCCCGCGTGGAACCCAAGAAGTTCGTCAAGATCGGACGACCCGGCTACCGGGTGACCAAGCAGCGGGAACCCACCAATGGTCAGCAGTCGCTGCTCTTCCAGATCGATTACCCGGAAATCACGGAGAACATCGTTCCGCGTCACCGGTTCATGTCCGCCTACGAGCAGAAGATCGAGCCGCCAGACCGCAAGTGGCAATACCTGCTCTTCGCCTCCGAGCCTTATGAGACGATTGGATTCAAGGTGCCCTCCCGAGAAGTGGAGAAGAGCGAGGGCAAGTTCTGGACGCACTGGAACCGAGACACAAAGCAGTTCTTCCTGCAGTTCGCCTTCAAGTTCGAGCCCAAGATCATGCCACCTCCGCCGCCGAGCCTTCATCGGGCGCTAGGTGGTCCGCCCGGCGGATTTCCCATGCCGGGACCTCCACGTCCCGCCATGCATCCCATGTTCAACGGAGTTCCACCACCGCCACCTATGTAA